A window of Dorea formicigenerans contains these coding sequences:
- a CDS encoding LacI family DNA-binding transcriptional regulator, translating into MEEKNKKSQGKKYLGIREIAKMAGVSTATVSRVMNHPEKCSAKTIEKVTKIIEDNHYIPNDTIKSIFANESNIIAVFIQDINNPFYTKLVLEINELCFENNYMLLICDTEDDQNKEKAYLEYCIAKRCAGIILTEGYSWEIFKNADVPVVFFDRGRDEKSVYVASDNYESARKVVNYLCNLGHEKIAFVGAMGDFESVQCRYRGYRDELKARGVTFEQQYVYGERGYMCAEMGRNALRYFLSLEEPPTAIFCACDILALGVVNAAQKMNIKIPEQLSVCGFDHVMDDYFYVQLTTVEQDVPGIAKALFEEIINYQDDPRRRIVKSKFIYGETCARVQG; encoded by the coding sequence ATGGAAGAAAAAAATAAAAAGAGCCAGGGGAAAAAATATCTGGGGATTCGGGAAATTGCAAAGATGGCTGGAGTATCAACTGCAACAGTTTCCAGAGTTATGAATCATCCAGAAAAATGTTCGGCAAAGACAATAGAAAAAGTCACAAAGATAATAGAAGATAATCATTATATACCGAACGATACGATTAAATCTATTTTTGCAAACGAGTCTAATATTATAGCGGTCTTTATACAAGATATTAATAATCCGTTTTATACAAAACTGGTGCTGGAAATTAATGAATTGTGTTTTGAAAATAATTATATGTTATTGATTTGTGACACGGAAGATGATCAGAATAAAGAAAAAGCTTATTTAGAATATTGCATAGCAAAAAGATGTGCAGGAATTATTCTGACTGAAGGGTATTCATGGGAAATATTTAAGAATGCAGATGTACCAGTGGTATTTTTTGATCGAGGACGAGATGAAAAGTCGGTTTATGTTGCCTCAGATAATTATGAAAGTGCTAGAAAAGTTGTGAATTATCTGTGCAATTTAGGTCATGAAAAGATTGCGTTTGTTGGGGCAATGGGAGATTTTGAATCTGTGCAGTGTCGATATCGGGGATATAGGGATGAACTAAAAGCGCGAGGCGTTACCTTTGAACAGCAATATGTATATGGAGAGAGAGGGTATATGTGTGCTGAAATGGGACGAAATGCACTGAGGTATTTTCTGTCATTGGAGGAACCGCCAACAGCAATTTTTTGTGCCTGTGATATACTAGCACTTGGTGTGGTAAATGCTGCGCAAAAAATGAATATTAAAATTCCGGAGCAATTATCAGTATGCGGCTTTGATCATGTTATGGATGATTATTTTTATGTACAGTTAACGACAGTGGAACAAGATGTACCGGGAATTGCGAAAGCGTTATTTGAGGAAATCATTAATTATCAAGATGATCCACGTCGCAGAATTGTAAAAAGTAAATTTATATATGGAGAAACATGTGCCCGGGTTCAGGGATAA
- a CDS encoding C-GCAxxG-C-C family protein — METRVDKVAEKHKSGYNCAQAVACAYCDLVGIDEETMFRLTEGLGLGMGGMEGTCGAVTAACVIAGAKNSTVEMGGPGSKGATYKMSKEIVRRFKEESGSVICKELKGVETGTPAKACPDCVKDAARILEEVVFGE; from the coding sequence ATGGAAACAAGAGTAGACAAAGTTGCAGAAAAACATAAGAGTGGATACAACTGTGCACAGGCAGTAGCGTGTGCATATTGTGATTTGGTTGGAATTGATGAAGAAACGATGTTTCGTTTGACAGAAGGGCTTGGCCTAGGAATGGGCGGCATGGAAGGAACATGTGGAGCTGTCACAGCAGCCTGTGTAATTGCCGGTGCCAAGAATAGTACTGTGGAAATGGGTGGTCCGGGAAGTAAAGGGGCAACTTATAAAATGTCCAAAGAAATTGTGCGCAGATTCAAAGAGGAGAGTGGCAGCGTAATCTGTAAGGAATTAAAGGGAGTCGAGACAGGAACGCCGGCAAAAGCCTGTCCGGATTGTGTGAAAGATGCAGCCCGCATATTGGAAGAGGTTGTATTTGGCGAGTAG
- a CDS encoding shikimate kinase translates to MDNIILIGMPAVGKSTVGVIVAKRLGYNFVDTDLVIQEKEGKLLREIIAEAGPDGFLEVEDRINAEIEAEKTVIAPGGSVVYCENAMKHYKEIGKVVYLQVSFETINKRLRNAKSRGVVLRDGQTLKDLYEERVKLFEKYADVTVCEDGLELEETIEKVLASLN, encoded by the coding sequence ATGGATAACATCATTTTAATAGGTATGCCAGCGGTTGGAAAAAGCACCGTGGGTGTTATTGTTGCAAAGCGCCTGGGTTATAATTTTGTAGATACAGATCTGGTCATCCAGGAAAAGGAAGGAAAGCTTCTTAGAGAGATCATAGCAGAGGCTGGACCGGACGGTTTCCTGGAAGTAGAGGATAGGATCAATGCTGAAATCGAGGCGGAAAAAACAGTAATCGCACCGGGCGGAAGCGTTGTATATTGTGAAAATGCAATGAAACATTACAAAGAAATCGGAAAAGTCGTATATTTGCAGGTATCATTTGAAACAATAAATAAGAGACTTAGAAATGCAAAGAGCCGTGGAGTCGTACTGCGTGACGGACAGACATTGAAGGATTTATATGAAGAACGTGTAAAATTGTTTGAAAAATATGCAGATGTGACAGTGTGCGAAGATGGTTTGGAACTGGAAGAAACGATTGAGAAAGTGTTGGCGAGTCTGAACTAA
- a CDS encoding UDP-N-acetylglucosamine 1-carboxyvinyltransferase gives MEQYIIKGGHPLVGEVEIGGAKNAALAILAAAIMTDETVRIENLPDVNDINVLLDAIAGIGAMVQRTDRHTVKINAKAIHDFNIEYDYIKKIRASYYLLGAMLGKYKHAEVALPGGCNIGSRPIDQHLKGFRALGADVEIEYGKILAEADRLVGKHIYFDVVSVGATINVMMAATMAEGLTIMENVAKEPHVVDVANFLNSMGANIRGAGTDVIKIRGVQKLHGTDYSVIPDQIEAGTFMFAAAATKGDVTVLNVIPKHLEATIAKLLEIGCEVEEFDDAVRVVSKGDLRSTHVKTLPYPGFPTDMQPQMGVTLALCKGTSIVTESIFENRFKYLDELARMGANVKVEGNSATIEGVEKLSGARVSAPDLRAGAALCIAGLATDGITIVDDIVYIQRGYERFEEKIRGIGGIIERVSTEREIQKFKLKVS, from the coding sequence ATGGAGCAATATATTATTAAGGGAGGTCACCCGCTTGTAGGCGAGGTGGAGATTGGTGGAGCGAAGAATGCGGCACTTGCGATTCTTGCTGCAGCAATTATGACAGATGAGACAGTCCGTATTGAGAACCTTCCAGATGTTAATGATATTAATGTACTTCTGGATGCGATTGCAGGTATTGGAGCAATGGTACAGCGTACAGACCGCCACACTGTTAAGATCAATGCGAAAGCAATTCATGATTTCAATATTGAATATGATTATATTAAAAAGATTCGTGCATCTTATTATCTGTTAGGAGCTATGCTTGGAAAGTATAAGCATGCAGAAGTTGCACTGCCTGGAGGATGTAATATCGGAAGCAGACCGATCGATCAGCATCTGAAAGGATTCCGTGCACTTGGAGCAGATGTAGAGATTGAATATGGTAAGATTCTTGCTGAAGCGGACCGCCTGGTCGGAAAGCACATTTACTTTGATGTAGTCAGTGTTGGAGCAACCATTAATGTTATGATGGCAGCTACAATGGCAGAGGGACTTACCATTATGGAGAATGTTGCAAAAGAACCTCACGTTGTTGACGTTGCAAACTTCCTCAACAGCATGGGAGCAAATATCCGTGGTGCCGGAACAGATGTGATCAAGATCCGTGGTGTTCAAAAACTTCACGGAACAGATTATTCTGTAATCCCAGATCAGATTGAAGCCGGAACATTTATGTTTGCAGCAGCAGCTACAAAAGGTGATGTGACAGTGTTGAATGTAATCCCAAAACATCTGGAAGCAACAATTGCAAAGCTTCTTGAAATTGGCTGCGAAGTAGAGGAATTTGACGATGCAGTTCGTGTAGTGTCAAAGGGAGACTTAAGAAGCACACATGTGAAGACATTACCATATCCGGGATTCCCGACAGATATGCAGCCGCAGATGGGCGTTACACTGGCTTTATGCAAAGGGACAAGTATTGTGACAGAGAGTATCTTCGAGAATCGTTTTAAATATCTTGACGAGCTCGCAAGAATGGGTGCCAATGTCAAAGTAGAAGGAAATTCTGCAACGATTGAAGGTGTTGAGAAGCTTTCAGGAGCAAGGGTAAGCGCACCGGATCTTAGAGCAGGAGCAGCACTTTGCATTGCAGGTCTTGCAACTGACGGAATCACGATTGTTGACGACATTGTGTATATCCAGAGAGGATATGAGCGTTTCGAGGAGAAAATCCGTGGAATCGGCGGAATCATTGAACGTGTGTCTACAGAGCGTGAGATTCAGAAGTTCAAGCTGAAAGTCAGCTAA
- the metK gene encoding methionine adenosyltransferase, whose protein sequence is MERHLFTSESVTEGHPDKMCDQISDAILDALMEQDPMSRVACETCTTTGLVMVMGEITTNAYVDIQKIVRDTVREIGYTRGKYGFDADTCGVITAIDEQSADIALGVDKALEAKENKMSEEEIAAIGAGDQGMMFGYASDETPELMPYPISLAHKLARKLTEVRKDGTLKYLRPDGKTQVTVEYDENGTPKRLDAVVLSTQHDPDVTQEQIHEDIKKYVFDPIIPEGMVDENTKFFINPTGRFVIGGPHGDSGLTGRKIIVDTYGGMARHGGGAFSGKDCTKVDRSAAYAARYVAKNIVAAGIAKKCEIQLSYAIGVAHPTSIMVDTFGTGKLSDEKLVEIIRENFDLRPAGIIQMLNLRRPIYKQTAAYGHFGRTDVDLPWEKTDKAELLKSYL, encoded by the coding sequence ATGGAAAGACATTTATTTACATCAGAATCAGTAACTGAAGGACATCCGGATAAGATGTGCGACCAGATTTCAGATGCAATCCTGGACGCCCTTATGGAGCAGGATCCAATGAGCCGTGTTGCCTGCGAGACATGCACAACAACAGGTCTTGTTATGGTCATGGGAGAAATCACGACAAATGCTTATGTGGATATTCAGAAGATTGTAAGGGATACAGTCCGCGAGATTGGTTATACTCGTGGAAAATATGGATTTGATGCAGATACATGTGGTGTGATTACAGCAATCGATGAGCAGTCTGCAGATATCGCGCTTGGAGTTGACAAAGCTCTGGAAGCAAAAGAGAATAAAATGTCTGAAGAAGAGATTGCAGCAATCGGAGCAGGAGATCAGGGAATGATGTTCGGATATGCTTCCGATGAGACGCCGGAACTGATGCCATATCCGATTTCACTGGCACACAAGCTTGCAAGAAAACTGACAGAAGTCAGAAAAGACGGTACATTAAAATATTTAAGACCAGACGGAAAAACTCAGGTTACTGTAGAATATGATGAGAATGGTACGCCGAAGCGTCTGGATGCAGTTGTACTTTCTACACAGCACGATCCGGATGTGACACAGGAGCAGATTCACGAAGATATTAAGAAATATGTTTTTGACCCGATCATTCCGGAAGGAATGGTAGATGAGAATACAAAATTTTTCATCAACCCGACAGGTCGCTTTGTAATCGGTGGACCACACGGTGACAGCGGACTGACTGGAAGAAAGATTATTGTAGATACTTACGGTGGAATGGCTCGTCACGGTGGTGGAGCATTTTCCGGAAAGGATTGTACAAAGGTAGACAGATCTGCAGCTTACGCAGCACGTTATGTTGCTAAGAATATCGTGGCAGCCGGAATTGCTAAGAAATGTGAAATCCAGTTATCTTACGCGATCGGTGTTGCACACCCGACATCTATCATGGTAGATACATTTGGAACAGGTAAGCTTTCAGATGAGAAGCTTGTTGAAATCATCCGTGAGAATTTCGATCTTCGTCCGGCTGGAATTATCCAGATGTTGAACTTAAGAAGACCGATTTATAAACAGACAGCAGCTTACGGTCACTTTGGACGTACAGATGTAGATCTTCCATGGGAGAAGACAGACAAAGCAGAGTTACTGAAAAGTTATCTGTAA
- a CDS encoding HAMP domain-containing sensor histidine kinase translates to MKFKTRLVVAFFTIILIPLVLSSALVCMVGKYQLSSIEKNYGIKNTTVESLASSVTVLTRLTEQPYRELEALIRENPEEMEDAAQLESLNGELQDKKSYLLVRKNDTIAYIGTEASKAEKVISQLPEYGAAETTSENGMYLGGKAQVLLKQIDFQYSDGSEGSAFIVTNVGSLIPEVKNLFVEIIVCIFLVLVFTACVLIIWIYRSVMGPVGKMREATKSIKEGNLDFELPVETDDELGQLCGDLEDMRKRLKNTAEEKLKFDKENKELISNISHDLKTPVTTIKGYAEGIMDGVADTPDKVAKYVRTIYNKASEMDVLINELTLYSKIDTNRIPYNFTILSVNDYFNDCSEDLSLDLEAKNVEFGYFNYVEPKVKVIADPEQIKRVVHNIVNNSVKYMDKDKPKINLRVKDVGDFVQIEIEDNGKGIASKDLPNVFERFYRTDASRNSSKGGSGIGLSIVKKIIEEHGGKIWATSREHTGTTMYFVLRKYQEVPVNE, encoded by the coding sequence ATGAAATTTAAGACCAGGCTGGTAGTAGCGTTTTTTACAATTATATTAATTCCACTTGTATTATCTTCGGCGCTTGTGTGTATGGTTGGAAAATATCAACTTAGTTCTATTGAGAAAAATTATGGGATCAAGAATACGACAGTCGAGAGTCTGGCTAGTTCTGTAACCGTTCTTACACGGCTGACAGAACAGCCATATCGTGAGCTGGAGGCATTGATACGGGAAAATCCGGAAGAAATGGAAGATGCAGCACAACTGGAAAGTCTGAATGGTGAACTGCAAGATAAAAAATCTTATCTTCTTGTGAGAAAGAATGATACGATTGCCTATATTGGTACGGAGGCTTCTAAAGCTGAGAAAGTCATCAGCCAGCTCCCGGAGTATGGAGCGGCCGAGACGACATCAGAAAATGGCATGTATCTTGGAGGAAAAGCACAAGTCCTTCTAAAACAGATTGATTTTCAGTATTCGGATGGAAGTGAAGGCAGTGCATTTATTGTGACAAATGTAGGAAGCCTGATTCCGGAAGTGAAAAATCTGTTCGTGGAGATTATCGTATGCATTTTCCTGGTACTTGTATTTACCGCATGTGTGCTGATCATCTGGATTTACAGAAGTGTCATGGGACCGGTCGGAAAGATGCGGGAGGCAACAAAAAGTATAAAAGAAGGAAATCTTGACTTTGAACTGCCGGTTGAGACAGATGACGAGCTCGGACAGCTCTGTGGGGATCTGGAAGACATGCGAAAACGTCTGAAGAATACGGCAGAAGAGAAACTGAAATTTGACAAAGAAAATAAAGAATTGATCAGTAACATTTCCCATGATCTAAAGACACCTGTGACGACCATCAAAGGTTATGCAGAAGGAATCATGGACGGTGTGGCAGATACTCCGGACAAAGTGGCAAAATATGTACGGACCATTTACAATAAAGCGAGTGAGATGGACGTACTGATCAACGAGCTGACTCTTTATTCAAAAATTGACACGAACCGTATTCCGTACAATTTCACAATTTTATCTGTGAATGATTATTTTAATGATTGTTCAGAGGATTTGTCTTTGGATTTAGAGGCAAAAAATGTGGAATTTGGTTATTTTAATTATGTAGAACCTAAGGTCAAGGTTATTGCAGACCCAGAACAAATTAAGAGAGTGGTGCATAACATTGTGAATAACTCTGTAAAATATATGGATAAAGACAAGCCAAAGATTAATTTGCGCGTCAAAGATGTAGGGGATTTTGTTCAGATCGAAATCGAAGATAACGGAAAAGGAATTGCGTCAAAAGATCTGCCAAATGTGTTCGAGAGATTTTATCGGACGGACGCATCAAGAAATTCCTCAAAAGGAGGAAGCGGTATTGGTCTTTCTATTGTAAAGAAGATTATAGAAGAACACGGTGGAAAAATCTGGGCAACGAGCCGGGAACATACCGGGACAACCATGTATTTTGTGCTTAGAAAGTATCAGGAGGTACCAGTAAATGAGTAA
- a CDS encoding response regulator transcription factor, translated as MSKILIVEDEETIADLEKDYLELSGFEVEVANDGETGLEKALKDEYSLFILDLMLPGVDGFEICKKIREEKNTPIIMVSAKKDDIDKIRGLGLGADDYMTKPFSPSELVARVKAHLARYDRLTGSAVEKNKIIEIRGLRIDTTARRVWVNDVEKTFTTKEFDLLTFLASHPNHVYTKEELFREIWDMESIGDIATVTVHIKKIREKVEVDTSNPQYIETIWGVGYRFKV; from the coding sequence ATGAGTAAAATATTAATCGTAGAAGATGAAGAGACAATTGCAGATCTGGAAAAAGATTATCTGGAACTGAGCGGATTTGAGGTGGAAGTTGCAAATGACGGAGAGACAGGACTTGAAAAAGCCCTGAAAGATGAATACAGCTTGTTCATACTGGATCTCATGCTTCCGGGTGTGGACGGATTTGAAATCTGTAAGAAAATCCGAGAAGAAAAAAATACACCAATCATCATGGTATCCGCAAAGAAAGACGATATTGATAAAATCCGTGGGCTGGGACTCGGTGCAGACGATTATATGACAAAACCATTCAGTCCGAGCGAGCTGGTAGCAAGAGTAAAAGCACACCTCGCAAGATATGACCGCCTGACAGGAAGCGCAGTGGAAAAGAATAAAATTATTGAGATCCGCGGACTCCGTATCGACACAACTGCAAGACGCGTATGGGTCAACGATGTAGAGAAGACATTTACAACAAAAGAATTTGATTTACTCACATTCCTTGCAAGCCACCCGAATCACGTATATACAAAAGAAGAACTGTTCCGGGAAATCTGGGATATGGAATCTATCGGAGATATTGCGACTGTGACTGTTCATATCAAAAAGATCCGAGAAAAAGTAGAAGTAGACACATCAAACCCACAGTACATTGAGACAATCTGGGGCGTGGGATACAGATTTAAAGTATAA
- a CDS encoding sulfite exporter TauE/SafE family protein, whose amino-acid sequence MNITLHTFLVVCPLVFLAGLVDAIGGGGGLISLPAFLIAGLPPHAAIATNKISSPFGTALATYRFAKAKLINLKLAAPAVVAAICGSFIGAQISLRVPEHILSYVLMVILPVSAFLVLNKKLFNDEGSEEITLNRRTYLTATIAAFIVGCYDGFYGPGTGTFLIIAFTVFAHLNIQTANAQAKVINLTTNLTALAIFLYNGQGVLSLGLASAACNMLGGYIGAGLVMKNGSKIARPSIVFVLFLLALKALGIY is encoded by the coding sequence ATGAATATCACACTTCATACATTTTTAGTCGTATGCCCGCTTGTTTTTCTCGCCGGGCTCGTCGACGCCATCGGTGGTGGCGGCGGTCTGATTTCACTTCCAGCTTTTTTAATTGCCGGGCTTCCGCCTCATGCAGCAATTGCCACGAATAAAATATCCAGTCCATTCGGAACTGCACTTGCCACTTACCGTTTTGCGAAAGCAAAACTCATTAATTTAAAGCTGGCAGCGCCTGCGGTAGTCGCTGCGATCTGCGGTTCTTTCATCGGTGCACAGATCTCCCTTCGCGTCCCGGAACACATTCTTTCCTATGTATTAATGGTAATCCTTCCGGTATCTGCATTTCTCGTATTAAACAAGAAATTATTTAACGATGAAGGGAGTGAAGAGATCACTCTGAATCGAAGAACTTACTTAACTGCAACGATAGCTGCATTTATCGTTGGATGTTACGACGGATTCTATGGACCGGGAACCGGAACATTTTTAATTATCGCGTTCACAGTATTTGCTCATCTGAACATCCAGACCGCAAATGCACAGGCAAAAGTCATCAACTTGACTACGAACCTGACCGCACTTGCAATCTTTCTTTACAATGGACAAGGCGTTTTAAGTCTCGGACTTGCATCTGCAGCCTGCAATATGCTTGGCGGATACATCGGTGCCGGACTTGTGATGAAAAACGGTTCTAAAATTGCCAGACCAAGTATTGTATTCGTATTATTCCTGCTTGCACTAAAAGCACTTGGGATTTATTAA
- the rpsL gene encoding 30S ribosomal protein S12, which produces MPTFNQLVKKGRQTSVKKSTAPALQKGYNSLKKRATNESAPQKRGVCTAVKTATPKKPNSALRKIARVRLSNGIEVTSYIPGEGHNLQEHSVVLIRGGRVKDLPGTRYHIIRGTLDTAGVAKRRQARSKYGAKRPKDAK; this is translated from the coding sequence ATGCCAACATTTAACCAGTTAGTAAAAAAAGGACGTCAGACATCTGTAAAGAAGTCTACAGCTCCTGCACTTCAGAAAGGGTACAATTCTCTTAAGAAAAGAGCAACTAATGAGTCTGCTCCACAGAAGAGAGGCGTATGTACAGCTGTTAAGACAGCTACACCTAAGAAGCCTAACTCAGCTCTTAGAAAGATCGCCAGAGTTCGTCTTTCTAACGGTATCGAAGTAACAAGCTATATCCCAGGAGAAGGACATAACCTTCAGGAGCATAGTGTTGTACTTATTCGTGGAGGAAGAGTAAAAGACCTTCCAGGAACAAGATACCACATCATCAGAGGAACACTTGATACAGCAGGTGTTGCTAAGAGAAGACAGGCTCGTTCTAAATACGGCGCTAAGAGACCAAAAGACGCTAAATAA
- the rpsG gene encoding 30S ribosomal protein S7, which yields MPRKGHTQKRDVLADPMYNSKVVTKLINNIMLDGKKGVAQKIVYGAFERIADKSEKPAIEVFEEAMNNIMPVLEVKARRIGGANYQVPIEVRADRRQTLALRWLTTYSRQRGEKTMEERLANEILDAANNTGASVKKKEDMHKMAEANKAFAHYRF from the coding sequence GTGCCACGTAAAGGACATACTCAGAAAAGAGACGTATTAGCAGATCCAATGTACAATAGTAAAGTGGTAACAAAGCTTATCAATAACATCATGTTAGACGGTAAGAAGGGTGTTGCACAGAAGATTGTATATGGAGCATTCGAAAGAATCGCAGACAAATCCGAGAAGCCAGCAATCGAAGTATTCGAAGAGGCTATGAACAACATCATGCCAGTACTTGAGGTAAAGGCAAGACGTATCGGAGGAGCAAACTATCAGGTGCCAATCGAGGTAAGAGCAGACAGAAGACAGACTTTAGCGCTTCGCTGGCTTACAACATATTCCCGTCAGAGAGGCGAGAAGACAATGGAAGAAAGACTGGCAAATGAGATTCTTGATGCAGCAAACAACACTGGTGCATCTGTAAAGAAGAAAGAAGACATGCACAAGATGGCTGAGGCAAACAAAGCATTTGCTCACTATCGTTTCTAA
- the fusA gene encoding elongation factor G, which translates to MAERQYPLERTRNIGIMAHIDAGKTTLTERILYYTGVNYKIGDTHEGTATMDWMEQEQERGITITSAATTCHWTLEENCKPKPGALEHRINIIDTPGHVDFTVEVERSLRVLDGAVGVFCAKGGVEPQSENVWRQADTYNVPRMAFINKMDILGADFYNAVDQIRTRLGKNAIVLQLPIGKEDDFKGIIDLMEMKAYIYNDDKGNDITITDIPEDMKDDAELYHTEMVEKICELDDELMMMYLEDEIPSVDQLKAALRKATCECTAVPVTCGSAYRNKGVQKMLDAVIEYMPAPTDIPPIEGVDEDGNNVVRHSSDEEPFSALAFKIMTDPFVGKLAYFRVYSGTMNSGSYVLNATKNKKERVGRILQMHANKREELDKVYSGDIAAAIGFKFTTTGDTICDEQHPVILESMEFPEPVIELAIEPKTKASQGKLGESLAKLAEEDPTFRAHTDQETGQTIIAGMGELHLEIIVDRLLREFKVEANVGAPQVAYKEAFTKAVDVDSKYAKQSGGRGQYGHCKVKFEPMDVNGEETFKFESTVVGGAIPKEYIPKIGEGIEEAMQSGLLGGFPVVGIHANVYDGSYHEVDSSEMAFHIAGSLAFKDAMKKADPVLLEPIMKVEVTMPEEYMGDVIGDINSRRGRIEGMDDLGGGKIVHGYVPLAEMFGYSTDLRSRTQGRGNYSMFFEKYEQVPKSVQEKVLSNKNA; encoded by the coding sequence ATGGCTGAGAGACAATATCCATTAGAGAGAACCAGAAACATCGGTATCATGGCTCATATTGATGCTGGTAAGACTACACTGACAGAGCGTATTCTTTACTATACCGGTGTAAACTATAAGATTGGTGATACTCATGAAGGTACTGCTACTATGGACTGGATGGAGCAGGAGCAGGAAAGAGGTATCACAATTACTTCTGCAGCTACAACATGTCACTGGACATTGGAAGAGAACTGTAAGCCGAAGCCGGGTGCTCTTGAGCATCGTATCAATATCATTGATACTCCGGGACACGTTGACTTTACTGTTGAGGTAGAGCGTTCACTTCGTGTACTGGACGGAGCGGTAGGTGTATTTTGTGCTAAGGGTGGTGTAGAGCCGCAGTCAGAGAACGTATGGCGTCAGGCTGACACATACAACGTTCCAAGAATGGCATTCATCAACAAGATGGATATCCTTGGTGCTGATTTCTACAATGCTGTAGATCAGATCAGAACAAGACTTGGTAAAAATGCAATCGTTCTTCAGCTGCCAATCGGTAAAGAAGATGATTTCAAGGGAATCATTGATTTGATGGAAATGAAAGCTTACATCTACAACGATGATAAGGGAAATGACATCACAATCACTGATATTCCGGAAGATATGAAAGATGATGCTGAGCTTTATCACACAGAGATGGTTGAGAAAATCTGTGAGTTAGACGACGAGCTTATGATGATGTATCTTGAGGACGAGATTCCTTCAGTTGATCAGTTAAAGGCAGCTCTGAGAAAAGCAACATGTGAGTGTACAGCAGTACCTGTAACATGTGGATCAGCATACAGAAATAAAGGTGTTCAGAAGATGCTTGATGCAGTTATCGAGTACATGCCTGCACCAACAGATATCCCACCAATCGAAGGTGTGGATGAGGATGGAAACAATGTTGTAAGACATTCTTCAGACGAGGAGCCATTCTCAGCACTTGCATTCAAGATTATGACAGACCCATTCGTTGGTAAACTGGCATACTTCAGAGTTTACTCTGGTACAATGAACTCCGGTTCTTATGTACTGAATGCTACAAAGAATAAAAAAGAGCGTGTTGGACGTATCCTTCAGATGCATGCCAACAAGCGTGAAGAGCTGGATAAGGTTTATTCCGGAGATATCGCTGCAGCTATCGGATTCAAATTCACTACAACAGGTGATACAATCTGTGATGAGCAGCACCCAGTAATTCTGGAGTCTATGGAATTCCCAGAGCCAGTTATCGAGCTTGCTATCGAGCCTAAGACAAAGGCTTCCCAGGGTAAACTTGGTGAGTCCCTTGCAAAACTTGCAGAAGAGGATCCTACATTCCGTGCACACACTGATCAGGAAACTGGACAGACAATCATCGCCGGAATGGGTGAGCTTCACCTGGAGATTATCGTTGACCGTCTTCTTCGTGAGTTTAAAGTAGAAGCTAACGTTGGTGCACCACAGGTTGCATACAAAGAAGCATTTACTAAGGCTGTTGATGTAGATAGCAAATATGCTAAACAGTCTGGTGGACGTGGACAGTACGGACACTGTAAAGTTAAATTTGAGCCAATGGATGTTAACGGTGAGGAGACATTCAAATTCGAGTCTACTGTAGTTGGTGGAGCTATTCCGAAAGAGTACATTCCGAAGATCGGAGAAGGTATTGAGGAAGCTATGCAGTCAGGTCTCCTTGGAGGATTCCCGGTTGTTGGTATCCACGCTAACGTATACGACGGATCTTACCATGAGGTCGATTCCAGTGAGATGGCTTTCCATATCGCAGGATCCCTCGCATTCAAGGACGCTATGAAGAAAGCTGACCCGGTACTTCTTGAGCCTATCATGAAGGTTGAGGTAACAATGCCAGAAGAGTACATGGGAGATGTTATTGGAGATATCAACTCACGTCGTGGACGTATCGAGGGTATGGATGATCTTGGCGGTGGTAAGATCGTACATGGTTATGTACCACTTGCAGAGATGTTCGGATACTCTACAGATCTTCGTTCCAGAACACAGGGACGTGGTAACTACTCAATGTTCTTCGAGAAATACGAGCAGGTACCAAAGTCTGTACAGGAGAAGGTATTATCCAACAAAAATGCTTAA